One Ilumatobacter fluminis genomic window, GCGGGGTGTGTCGGTCGAGACGGTGTGTGCCGACCTGCCGTCGGCCGGGTTCGAGCCCGGATCGTTCGATCTCGTGTCGCTCTTCTACCCGGCCATTCCCCGCACGCCGGAGGGCGAGGCGATCGAGGCGATGCTCGACGCCGTGTCGCCCGGCGGGACGCTGCTGGTGGTCGGGCACTCCTTCGACGGCCACGTCCACCACGGCCACACGCCTGCGTTCGACCAGCGGGCGTACGTCCAGGTCGACGACATCGCCGCCCGGCTCGACACCGCTACCTGGACGATCGTCGAACACGGTGTCCGCAACCGCCCCGCCGGCCACAACACCCACCACCACGACGACATCGTCCTTCGCGCGACCAAGCACTGAACGATGAGTCCGGTCGCGCACCCGTCCCGGGTCAGGTGATCTGCCGGTAACGGCTCGTTCCTCGCCGTCACCTCCGACACCTGACCCGGAGTGGCGGGCCGAGTTCGTTCGCCACCTCCGACACCTGACCCGGAGTGGCGGGCCGAGTTCGCCGTCACCTCCGACACCTGACCCGGAGTGGCGGGCCGAGTTCGTTCGTCACCTCCGACACCTGACCCGGGAACGGTGGGCGGCTCGGAAACTGTGTGACAGCCCTTCGTCAGGATGGGGTGCATGAACAAGAACGGTTGGGGCATCACCATCAGCTGCGACGACTGCCGGATGCAGAGCACCTCGGCGTGCGACGACTGCGTCGTCAGCTTCCTCCTACGAGACGACGAACAGGTCGAGCAGACGCCGCTCGTGCTCGACCTCGATCAGGTGCGAGTCGTGCGCCTGCTCGGCAAGGCCGGGCTGGTGCCCGACCTGCGGTACGACGTCGCCAGCTGACCCGGCGAGGCTGCTCGTACGCTGGTCGCATGCGACGCACCGAGCCGCTCCCGACCTGGGACGAACTGGTCGCGCTCGCGTCCGAGCACGACATCCACCACGTCGGTGTCGCACCGGCCGATGTGCTCGAGCGTGCCCGCATCGCGCTCGTCGAACGCAAGGAGGCCGGTCTCCACGCCGGCATGGAGTTCACGTACCGCAATCCCGACCGATCCACCGACCCGTCCCGAGCGGTCGAAGGCGCCCGCTCGGTGCTCGTGTTCGCCAAGCCGTACCTGGCCGAGCACGAACCGGAACGCCCTCCCGGCGTCCAGGGGCGAGTCGGCCGCTACGCCTGGGTCGACCACTACGGCCCATTGCGCACGAGCCTGCAGGAGATCGCCCGTCGCATCCGCCGTTCCGGCCACCGGGCCACGGCGTTCACCGACGACAACTCGATCGTCGACCGCGAAGTCGCCTACCGCGGCGGTCTCGGCTGGTTCGGCAAGAACGCCAACCTGCTCCTCCCCGGCGCCGGCAGTTTCTTCGTGCTCGGTTCGATCATCACCACTGCCCACTACGAGCCGAACGAGCCGGTCAAGGACGGCTGCGGTAGCTGCCGCCGGTGCCTCGACGGGTGCCCCACCGGGGCGATCGTCGCCCCCGGGGTGGTCGACGCCAATCGGTGTCTCGCCTGGCTGGTGCAACAGCCGGGCACGTTCCCGCACGAGTATCGCGAAGCGCTCGGCGATCGCTTCTACGGGTGCGACGACTGCCAGGAGGTGTGTCCGCCCACGGTGCGCCTGGGAGGCCGCCACGAGGTCGACATCGTCGAACTGGCGCGGCACCCCCGTGGCCAGCACCCACCCGACGGCGGGGTGCAGGCCTGGGTCGACATGCTCGACGTGCTCGAGATGTCCGACGACGACCTGGTCGCCCACTTCGGTCGTTGGTACCTCGCCGGCCGCGACCCCATCTGGTGGCGACGCAACGCCCTCGTCGTACTCGGCAACGTCGGCGATGCCGCCGATGAACGCACCCGCCGCGTGCTCGACCACTACCGTGCCCACGACAGCGAGCTGCTGCGCGAGCACGCCGACTGGGCGGCCGGGCGGCTCGGCCTGCAATCCAGCGAACGACCGTGAAGCACCTCCTCGTCACCAACGACTTCCCACCCAAGATCGGCGGCATCCAGTCCCTCCTGTGGGAGTGGTGGCGTCGGCTGCCGCCCGAGCAGTTCGCCGTGCTCACCAGCCCGTACGACGGCGCCGCCGAGTTCGATGCCGAGCAGGCGTTCCGCGTCGACCGGGTGCCCGAGCCGGTGCTGTTGCCGCACCCGATCATGACCAAGCGCGTCAACGACATGGCGAAGGAGTTCGGTGCCGAACTCGTCGTGCTCGACCCTGCCGTGCCGCTCGGGCTGATCGGGCCCACCCTCGACCTCCCGTATGACGTCGTGCTCCACGGCGCCGAGGTCACCGTGCCCGGTCGTCTCCCCGGCAGCAAGCAGGCGCTGGCCTGGGTGCTCCGCAACGCCCGGCACGTGATCGCAGCGGGTGAGTACTCGTCGGCCGAGGCCGATCGTGCAGCCGGGCGAGCATTGCCGACCACCGTCGTGCCACCCGGCGTCGACACCGAACGGTTCCGCCCCCTGACCGCCCCCGAGCGCTCCGCCGCCCGCGCCGATTTCGGTCTGCCCGTCGACGGTCAGGTGATCGTCGGCGTGTCGCGCCTCGTACCCCGCAAGGGATTCGACACCGCGATCCGGGCGGTCGCTCGCATGCGCGAGTCGCATCCCGACCTCGTGTTGGCGATCGCCGGGAAGGGCCGCGACGACGACCGCCTCCGCAAGCTCGCCGACGAGCTCGACGCACCCGTCCGCTTCCTCGGCCGAGTGGCGAACGACGATCTCCCGCGCATCTACGGCTGCGCCGACGTGTTCACCATGCTGTGCCGCAACCGGTGGGGCGGTCTCGAGCAGGAAGGATTCGGCATCGTGTTCGTCGAAGCGGCCGCTTGCGGGGTTCCCCAGGTCGCCGGCCAGAGCGGCGGAGCTGCCGAAGCGGTGGCCGACGGTGAGACCGGTCTGGTGCTCGACGAGCCGGGCGCCGACGACGCTCCGGCCCGCGCCGCCGAGGCGTTCGCGACCCTGCTCGACGACGAGGCGCTGCGGACCCGGATGGGCGCGGCGGCACGCGAACGGGCGCTGACCGACTTCAGCTACGACGTCTTGGCCGCCCGCCTCGGGGCCGCCCTCGACGTCTGATCGCCCGACCCCCGCAACCGGGCTCGTCACCCGTAGCCTGGGGGTATGGAGCACCGCGACGCGATCATCCGGGTCGATATCGCGCTGACGCTCGTGTTCGCCGTCACCGCCACCTATGCCGCGGTCGTGTTCGACACGACAGCCCAGTGGATCGGTGCGATCACGGCGATGATCCTGTTCACCATCGGTGTGTTCGCGTTCTTGTGGTCGTACTGGTCGGCCGTGCAGCGCAGCCGCACCGAGGAGATCGCCGTCACCCAGCTCTACATGCTGATGGGAGCGGCGATCCCGAGCGTGGTCCGACGCACGATGAACCTGGCACTGCTCGCCCAGTTCCTCATCGCACTCGTGACGACGTTCATGCGGCCGAACGGCCCCGAGGGCAACCCCGGCTCGTCCCTGGCGGTCGGTTTCCTGGTGCCGATGCTCGGGTTCGGACTGAACGGACTGTGGGCGGTGACCCACGGCACCTTCGAGCCGCGCCGACAAACCACCCCATCAGATGAGGAAATCAGGCAGAATGCAGACCATGGCTGAGACCGCGACCGAATCGATCACCATTGCGGCGCCTCTCGACAAGGTGTGGGAGATCGCCACCGATCTCGAGAACTACCCGACGTGGACCCACGACGTGAAGGAAGTCGTCATCACCAACCGTGACGACGAAGGCCGCCCGCACGAGGTCGAGTTCCGCACGTCCGCACTCGGGCGCAGCACGCACTACACCCTCGAGTACGACTACACCTCCGCACCGAAGAAGCTCGCCTGGAGCATGGTGAAGGGCGACATCCAGCGATCGATCGACGGCGCGTTCACGTTCCAGTCCACCGACGACGGCAACACCCACGTGCAGTACGACCTCGCCATCGAACTGGTCGTCCCGCTGCCGGGTTTCGTGAAGCGTCGCGCCGAGCGCCGCATCCTGAACGCCATCAAGGAACTGAAGACGTTCGCCGAGGCCTGAGGGGCCTCCCGTGTCGACCGGTCTGTCCGTCGGCATCGACGTCGGCGGCACCAAGTGCCTCGGCATCGCGCTCGACGCCGACGGTGAGATCGTCGCCGAAGAGCGTCGACCCACCCCGCGCGGCGACGGCTCGATCCCGCTGCTGATCGACACCCTCGCCGAACTCGCCGACGCGCTCGGACCGTACGACGAACTCGGCGTCGGTGTGCCCGGCCTCGTGACCCGAGCCGGTGTCCTGCGGGCCGCCCCGAACCTCGACGGCGTCGCCGACGTCGACATCGCCGGCCGGCTCGGCGCCGAGGTCGGTCATCGCGTCCGCGTCGACAACGATGCGACGTGCGCCACCGTGGCCGAGTGGATGTTCGGCGCCGCGCAGGGCGTGTCCGACATGGTGCTCGTCACCCTCGGCACCGGCATCGGCGGTGGACTCGTGCAATCCGGTCACCTCCAGCGCGGTCGAAACGGGTTCGCGGGGGAGTACGGCCACATGGTGGTCGACCCGGCCGGACCGCCCTGCCCGTGCGGCCGACGCGGCTGCTGGGAACGCTACGCCTCCGGTTCCGGCCTCGCCCGGCTCGCTCGCGAAGCGGCGGTCGGGCGGCGGGTGAGCAGGGTGCTCGAACTCGCCGGCGGCGACCCCGAAGCGGTTCGCGGCGAGATGGTGCAGCAGGCAGCCCGAGAAGGCGACGCCGACTCGCTCGCCGTCATCGACGACTTCGGCCGGTGGGTCGCGATCGGACTCGTCTCACTGTCGAACGCACTCGATCCGGAGATGTTCGTGCTCGGTGGGGGACTGGCGGCGGGCGCCGACCTGTACCTCGACCCGATCAAGGCGTGGTACCAGGAGCTGATCTACCAGCCCGACCTTCGCCCGATGCCGCGCATCGAGTTCGCCCGCTGGAGCGAACGAGCCGGCGCCGTCGGCGCCTCCCTCCTCTGGGCGGCCCACGACGCCTGGTGAGACGACGCAAGCCGTCGCGACGCCGGCGAACCGCCGTCGTCAGTGGGGGTTGGCGGCGAAGTTCTGCTGGGAGGTCCTGATCTCTTCCCAGGCCTCGTCGCGGCCGCCCATGCCCTGGGCGGAGGAGTACTTGTCGGGCTCGAGGGCCTTGTAGACCTCGAAGAAGTGCGTGATCTCGGCCCGGAGCTGCGGGGTGAGGTCGTCGATGTCGTGCACGTTCGCCCAGCGCGGTTCCTTCGGCGGCACGCAGATGAGTTTGGCGTCCTCGCCCGCCTCGTCGCGCATGTACAGCACACCGATCGGGCGAGCCTCGACCCAGACCCCCGGGTACACCGGATCTTCGAGCAGGACGAGGGCGTCGAGCGGGTCGCCGTCGCCGGCCAGCGTGTCGGGCACGAAGCCGTAGTCGGCCGGATACGTGGTGGCCGTGAACAGGCGGCGGTCGAGGAAGACCCGGCCGCCTTCGTGGTCGATCTCGTACTTGTTGCGGCTCCCACGCGGGATCTCGATCACGACGAAGATGCAGCCATCAGCAGGCGTCTTGCTCATTCCGGTGAGCTTACGACCGCCGAACCCGGCTGCTTCACTTTGCGTCAATCGCACCATGGGCGGGCGGGGCCGAGCCTGTAGCGTCGCTCACATGGAATTCCGCCGGATCTCGAATCTGCCGCCGTACGTGTTCACGATCATCAACAACCTGAAGGTCGAAGCACGTCGAGCAGGCGCAGACGTGATCGACCTGGGTTTCGGCAACCCCGACATCCCGTCGCCCGAGATCGCGGTCCAGAAGCTGACCGAGGCGGCCCAGAACCCGCGCAACCACCGCTACTCGCTCAGCCGTGGTCTGCCGAAGCTGCGTGAGGCGATCGCCGGCTACTACAAGGACACCTGGGACGTCGACCTCGACCCCGAGCTCGAGATCACCAACACGATCGGCTCGAAGGAAGGCTTCAGCCACCTCATGTGGGTACTGCTCGAACAGGGCGACGCCGCGATCGTCCCCACGCCGAGCTACCCGATCCACATGTACGGCCCGCTGTTCGCCGGCGCCGACCTGCGCCAGGTGCCGATCAAGGGCCTGAGCCACCCCGAGGCCCGCGAGAACTTCACGGAGAACTTCTTCGACAGCCTCCACACCGCGTACGACGTCGGCTGGCCCAAGCCGCGCGTGCTCGTCATCTCGTTCCCGCACAACCCGACCGGCGCCTGTGTCGACCTCGACTTCATGCAGCGCGTCGTCGACTTCTGCCGCGAGCGAGAGATGATCGTGGTGCACGACTTCGCCTACGCCGACGTCGGCTTCGACGGGGTCCAGCCCCCGTCGATCCTCCAGGCCGAGGGCGCCAAGGAAGTCGCGGTCGAGCAGTACTCGATGACGAAGAGCTTCTCGATGGCCGGCTGGCGCAGCGCGTTCATGCTCGGCAACGCCGAAGTCGTCCAGGCGCTCGTCAAGCTGAAGAGCTATCTCGACTACGGCATGTTCCAGCCGGTGCAGATCGCGTCGACCGTGACGATCAACGAGGCCGCCGACTTCCCGAAGGAGGTGTGCGCCACGTACGAGAGCCGCTGCGACACCCTGATCGACGGGCTCGGACGGATCGGCTGGGACGTCCCCAAGCCCGGCGGCACCATGTTCGTGTGGGCGCCGATTCCCGAGGCATACGCCGAGATGGATTCGGTGGAGTTCTGCTCGATGGTCGTCAACGAGTGCGACGTCGCACTCTCGCCCGGTGTCGGCTTCGGCCCCGGCGGCGAGGGATACGCCCGCTTCGCACTGATCGAGAACGAGAAGCGGATCCAGCAGGCGATCCGCAATCTGCGCAAGGGCCTCACCAAGCTCGGCTGAGGCCGACGCTCCACACGCGTCCGCGGCGGGGCGAGACTGTCACGTCGCCGACACAGAGGCGTTACATCCCGTGTCTACCCTGCCGCCCGTGTACACTGTCGTCGTCCGCGTCTGGCTGCCCGATCGCCCCGGCGCGCTCGGCCAGGTGGCCAGCCGCGTCGGTGCCGTGAAGGGCGACGTGCTCGCGATCGAGATCCTCGAGTCGGGCGGCGGCCGCGTGATCGACGAACTCGTCGTGGCGTTGCCCGATGCCGACCTCGTCGACTTGATGATGAACGAGGTGCACGCCATCGACGGGGTGTCGGTCGAGCACGTCCGCCCGCTCGACGGCGGCTACGTCGACGGCGGGTTGCTGGCGCTGTCGCTCGCCGCCGAGGTCGCCGAGGCGGCCGCGAGTGAGCGACTCGACCGGTTCGCCGACGCAGCGCTCCGCCTGACGGAGTCGGAGTGGACGATGGTCGTGCGCGACGGTGCGATCGTCGCATCGCGAGGGGATACGCCGAACGCCGAGTTCGTGTCGTCGCTCCTGGCCGGGCGGAGCCACCTCATCGACCCGAGCCAGGCGACGGGCGATCTGTTCTGGGCCGATCTGCCCCTCGCCGGCGCGTGGATCGCAGCCGGCCGGAGCGACCGCCCGATCCACGAACGCGAACGGGTCCGCCTCGACCTCTTCACCCGAGTCGCCGACCCCCTCCTCGTCGGTTGATGTCGGTTGATGTCTGACATCAACCGACCAGGTCGTTCGAGCCCGAGTTCCTGGTTGGTCGGTTGATGTCTGACATCAACCGACCGGTCGTCAGTCGGCCCAGGCTCGGCTGCGGTCGACGGCTCGTAGCCACTGGGCGTGGGCGGTGTCGCTGACGGTGCGATCGGGCTCGGGTTCGAACGTGGCGTCGAGCTGCCAGGCGGCCTGGATGGCGTCGAGATCGGGCCACACACCCTCCGCGAGGCCGGCCAGGAACGCCGCGCCGATCGCCGTCGTCTCCTGATCGACCGGACGGCGGACGGTGACGCCGAGCTGGTCGGCCTGCATCTGCAACATGTCGTCCATCACCGACGCCCCACCGTCGACCCGCAGATCGGTGATCGGGGTGCCGCTGGCGGCGACCATGGCATCGACGACGTCGCGGGTCTGGTACGTCATCGACTCGACGACCGCCCGGGCGATGTGAGCTCGGGTCGTGCCACGGGTGATGCCGACGATCGTGCCACGGGCGTACGGATCCCACCACGGTGAGCCGAGCCCGGTGAACGCCGGCACCACGAAGACGCCGTCGGAGTCGGGGACACTCGCCGCCATCGGGCCGATCTCGGCCGCCTCGTCGATGATGCCGAGCCCGTCGCGCAGCCACTGGATCGCGGCGCCGGTCACGAAGATGGCACCCTCGAGGGCGTAGGCGACGGTGCCGTCGGCGAGCTCCCAGGCGATGGTGGTCAGCATGCCCTCGGTCGGTTCGGGGTAGTCGGCTCCCACGTTGAGCAGGACGAAACTGCCGGTGCCGTAGGTGTTCTTCGCCATGCCGGGCTCGAAGCAGGCCTGGCCGAACAGTGCGGCTTGCTGGTCGCCAGCGACTCCGCTGACCGGGATACCGGCGGGCACACCGCACCGGTCGGAGGTGACGCCGAACCTGCCACTCGAGGGACGCACCTCCGGCAGGGCGTCGATCGGTACGTGGAGCAGCTCACAGAGGTCGGGGCACCAACGGCGTTCGCCGATGTCGAACAGCATCGTGCGGCTGGCGTTGGTCACGTCGGTCGCGTGGACGTCGCCGCCCGTCAGGTTCCAGATCAGCCAGGAGTCGATCGTGCCGAGTGCGAGATCGTCGTCGGTCGGGATGTCTCGTTCGCGCAGCAGCCATTCGAACTTGGTGCCGGAGAAGTACGGGTCGAGCACGAGCCCGGTCCGGTCGCGGACCAGTTCGAGATGGCCCGCCGCTTCGAGCTCGTCACAGCGCCCGGCGGTTCGACGGTCTTGCCACACGATCGCCGTGCCGTACGGCTCGCCGGTGGTGCGGTTCCAGGCGACGACCGTCTCGCGCTGGTTGGTGATCCCGATCGCGGCGACGTGGTCGAGCCCGACCTCGGCGATCACGTCGTCGAGGGTCGTGCGAGCCGCCTCCCAGATCTCGGTGGCGTCGTGCTCGACCCAGCCCGGTTGCGGGTAGTGCTGGGTGAACTCGCGGTACGACGCGACCGCCGGCCGCCCATCGGGGAACACGGCTCGACTGCGGACGCCGGTCGTGCCGGCGTCGATGGCGATGACGCACACATCTCGATCACTCACGGCCGATCACCGTAGTTCGCCGATCTGCGCAGACGCCCGTTCGCCGGTCAGCGGCGCTTGCGCTTGCCGCCGGGGCGGGACTGGCCGCCACCGGTGCGGCTGGTGGGCGCCGCCTTCGGCTTGGGGCCGGCCGGGGCAGCCTCGTCGGCCTTCGACGACGATGCCTTGGCGGCCGACTCGGCGCGCAGTTCCTTCAGCGTCTTGCGTCGATATCCGAACTTCGCCAACACGTAGCCGAACCCCAGGTAGAGCGGGCCGCTGACGAGCAGGCCGGCCGTCACGCCGACGATCGACGAGTTGTCGAACACGAACAGGAACAGCACGAACATGATGGCGACGTAGATCAGCCATTCGTTGACCATCCGTCGCCACGGAACCGGGCGGGTGGAATCCCATGCCATGGCTCGTTCCTACCATCTGAGACGAAAAACCGGCCAGAAAACCCCTGGCGGAACGTGACGCGGCGCCCGTCGGGTCGGGAGCGGTTGCAGCCCCACCCCGGACGCGTAGGCTCAACGGCCGTGCGTGTCGGAGTGCTCACCGGTGGAGGCGACTGCCCAGGGCTGAACGCGGTCCTGCGCGCCATCGCCCGCAAGGGCGAACGCGTCTTCGGCGACGAGCTCGTCGGTTTCGTCGACGCGTGGGACGGCGTGATGGAACGTCGAACGACGCCGCTCACCATCGAGACGATGCGCGGCTCGCTGCCCCGCGGTGGCACCGTGCTCGGCACCCGTCGCGGCAGCCCGTTCGATCATCCCGACGGCGTCGACCGCGTCAAGACCGCGATGGCCGAGCTCGGCCTCGAGGCGCTCATCGTGATCGGCGGCAACGGCTCGTTGTCGGTCGCGTGCAAGCTGTACAACGAGCACGGCATCCCCGTCGTCGGTGTTCCCAAGACGATCGACAACGACATCGAGGGCACCGACGTCACCTTCGGCTTCAACACCGCCGTCCAGATCGCGACCGACGCCATCGACCGGCTCCACACCACCGCCGAGAGTCACGACCGTGTGATGGTCGTCGAGGTGATGGGCCGACACAGTGGCTGGATCGCGACGACGGCCGGCATCGCCGGCGGTGCGACGGCCGTCCTGATCCCGGAGCACCCATTCGACATCGACGAGGTATGCGAACGCATCATCCGTCGGCACAACCGTGGCCGGTTCGCCTCGATCATCGTCGTCGCCGAGGGCGCCACGCCCAAGGAAGGCACGTTCGACGTCGGCGAGCGCGAGATCGACCGCTTCGGTCATGTCCGGCTCGGCGGCATCGGCAACCTGCTCGCCTCCGAGATCGGCCTCCGCACCGGGTTCGAGACGCGGCCGGTGCTGCTCGGTCACGTGCAGCGCGGCGGCACCCCGACCGCGTACGACCGCGTGCTGTCGACCCGGTTCGGCGTCGCAGCGATCGACGCCGTCCACCGTGGTGCGTTCGGCACGATGGTGGCCCTGCACGGTGCCGAGATCGGGGAGACCCCGCTCGTCGACGTGATCGGCCGGACCCGGCCGGTCGACCCTGCCCTCTACACCGACGTCGCCGAGATCTTCTTCGCCTGATCAGGCGTTGCTGACGGGCCCGGCCGGGAAGGCGGGCTGGCTGGTCTGGATCAGACCGGGATAGTCGTAGACGCGCAGCGGCGAGGCCGTCGTGTCGCCGCCCGGCGTCGGTGCGGAGAGGCGCTCGTTGTCGATCTCGATCTGGACGGTCTCGATGCCGTCGAGCTCGGTCGCCGTGTACACGATCTGTGCGATCGCACGCACGAGGCTCTGGGTGTCGAGCTCGATGATGTCGGCCGACAGGTCGACCGTCAGGTTCTGTCCCTGGATGGTCGCGTCGTTGAGTTCGGTCGTCGACGGGATGGCCGTCGTGAACTGCGCCTCGATCTCGTCATCGTTCGGTCCGCGCAGCAGGGTCTCCATCAGATCGGTCGCCGAGTCGGCTTCACGCTGCACCGAGCGGAGCAGGCGGTCGTCGCCCGGACCGATCAGGTAGATGCGGTCGGCGCCCGCCGCGATGTCTCCCGACGACTCGTCGGACGTCTCGAGTGCCTGCTCGGCCTCGGGCAGGTCGCGCGGCGACGAGTCGGGCTGCACGCCGCACGCCGCGGCCGCGAGCAGCCCGATGGTCAGGCAGGCGAGTCGGATGCGGGTCATTCGTCGAGTTCCTCCGCCGGCAACTCGATCACGAACCGGGCGCCTGGTTCGCCGTCGAGACGGTCGGTCACCCACACCTTGCCACCGTGCATCCGGACATGTTCGTCGACCAGCGACAGGCCGAGGCCCGCACCGTCGTTCGAGGCCCGTCGACCTGCCACGCCGCCACGGGCGAAGCGTTCGAACACGAGGTCGCGTTCGTGCTCCGGGACGCCGGCACCGTGGTCTTCGACAGCGATCCGGACGAGTGTGATCGGCCCATCGCCGTCGGGGGTGACCTCGCTGATCGCAACCTCCGGCCGGCCGCCACCGTGGACCCGTGCGTTGTCGATCAGGTTGGCGACGACGCGGGCGAGGCGGCGACGGTCGCCGTTGATCAGCAGCATCTCGGCTCGTTCGCTCACTGCGACCGACGTGTCGGGCAGGCTGCTCACCGACACCGCCGCCCGCACGAACTCTGCGACGAGCAGCTCTTCCATGTGAAGCCGGACCGCGCCGGCATCGAACCGGCTGATCTCGAGCAGGTCCTCGACGAGCCCCTGGAACCGGATCACGTCGCTCTTGAGCAGATCGAGCGCCGCCTGCGCACGCTCGGGCATCTCGTCGCGCCGGGCGTCCATCACCTCGACCGAGGCCGAGAGCGTCATGAGCGGTGACCGCAGCTCGTGGCTGACGTCGGAAGCGAATCGGGCGTCGCGTTCGATGCGCGTCTGGAGCGAGTTCGCCATGTCGTTGAACGAGTTGGCGAGCACGCTCAGGTCGGGATCTTCGGTCGGTTCGAGTCGGGTGTCGAGCCGGCCGCCCGCGATCGCCTTGGCGGCCTGCGCGGCCACACCCACGGGCCGCACCGCTCGACGAGCAGCGAACGACCCCAGTGCGATGCCGAGCGCCGTGGTGATCAGGGTGCCGAGCAGCAGTGACAGCCGCACTGACTGCAGCGTCTCCTCGACCTCGCCGAGGCTGAAGAACTCGAAGTACGCGGACTCGTCGTCGTCGAGCGGGTATCCGACGAGCAGGTTCGGTTCGCCACGAACGTCGACGATCTTGCGGGAGGCGACGCCCTCGAGGATCACGCGCTCGCTCAGGTCGTCGGGGACCTCGGTCTCGTCGTAGAACGTCTCGCCCTCGCGCCAGTCGGCGTTGTACCAGATCAGGGGGCGGTCGACGCCGATGCTCTCGAGCGCCTCCAGCGCCTGCGCCGAGTTCGGCGGACCCGCTCGCAACGCCTGCTGGGTCTGGATGGCGTGCAACCTGGCGGCGTCGCGCGAGGCCGTGTCGTGCTGCTGCACCACCGACGTCCGGGCGAAGCCGTAGGTGAGGAACGCGAGCAGCACCGACAGGCCCAGTGCGCCGAACGAGAACGTCAGCAGGATGCGGCGACGCAGACCCCACCCGCCGCGTGCGGGAGGTGCGGGACCGTCCTGGAGCGAGCCGATCGTGGCCGGTGGGGCGCTGGCGATCGTGCTCACGGCGTCAACTCGAACGAGGCGCCCACCGCGCCGCTCAGGTCTGGAGGCGGTAGCCGAGGCCGCGCACCGTCACGACGTGGCGGGGGTTGGCGGGATCGTTCTCGACCTTGGTGCGCAGACGGCGGACGTGCACGTCGACCAGACGGCCGTCACCGAAGTAGTCGTAGCCCCACACCTTGTCGAGCAGGGCCTCACGGCTGAACACCTTGCCCGGGTTCTCGGCGAGTTCGCACAGCAACCGGAACTCGGTCTTGGTGAGGTGCACCTCGTCGCCGT contains:
- the queG gene encoding tRNA epoxyqueuosine(34) reductase QueG; protein product: MRRTEPLPTWDELVALASEHDIHHVGVAPADVLERARIALVERKEAGLHAGMEFTYRNPDRSTDPSRAVEGARSVLVFAKPYLAEHEPERPPGVQGRVGRYAWVDHYGPLRTSLQEIARRIRRSGHRATAFTDDNSIVDREVAYRGGLGWFGKNANLLLPGAGSFFVLGSIITTAHYEPNEPVKDGCGSCRRCLDGCPTGAIVAPGVVDANRCLAWLVQQPGTFPHEYREALGDRFYGCDDCQEVCPPTVRLGGRHEVDIVELARHPRGQHPPDGGVQAWVDMLDVLEMSDDDLVAHFGRWYLAGRDPIWWRRNALVVLGNVGDAADERTRRVLDHYRAHDSELLREHADWAAGRLGLQSSERP
- a CDS encoding glycosyltransferase family 4 protein; this encodes MKHLLVTNDFPPKIGGIQSLLWEWWRRLPPEQFAVLTSPYDGAAEFDAEQAFRVDRVPEPVLLPHPIMTKRVNDMAKEFGAELVVLDPAVPLGLIGPTLDLPYDVVLHGAEVTVPGRLPGSKQALAWVLRNARHVIAAGEYSSAEADRAAGRALPTTVVPPGVDTERFRPLTAPERSAARADFGLPVDGQVIVGVSRLVPRKGFDTAIRAVARMRESHPDLVLAIAGKGRDDDRLRKLADELDAPVRFLGRVANDDLPRIYGCADVFTMLCRNRWGGLEQEGFGIVFVEAAACGVPQVAGQSGGAAEAVADGETGLVLDEPGADDAPARAAEAFATLLDDEALRTRMGAAARERALTDFSYDVLAARLGAALDV
- a CDS encoding SRPBCC family protein; this encodes MAETATESITIAAPLDKVWEIATDLENYPTWTHDVKEVVITNRDDEGRPHEVEFRTSALGRSTHYTLEYDYTSAPKKLAWSMVKGDIQRSIDGAFTFQSTDDGNTHVQYDLAIELVVPLPGFVKRRAERRILNAIKELKTFAEA
- a CDS encoding ROK family protein — translated: MSTGLSVGIDVGGTKCLGIALDADGEIVAEERRPTPRGDGSIPLLIDTLAELADALGPYDELGVGVPGLVTRAGVLRAAPNLDGVADVDIAGRLGAEVGHRVRVDNDATCATVAEWMFGAAQGVSDMVLVTLGTGIGGGLVQSGHLQRGRNGFAGEYGHMVVDPAGPPCPCGRRGCWERYASGSGLARLAREAAVGRRVSRVLELAGGDPEAVRGEMVQQAAREGDADSLAVIDDFGRWVAIGLVSLSNALDPEMFVLGGGLAAGADLYLDPIKAWYQELIYQPDLRPMPRIEFARWSERAGAVGASLLWAAHDAW
- a CDS encoding inorganic diphosphatase, whose amino-acid sequence is MSKTPADGCIFVVIEIPRGSRNKYEIDHEGGRVFLDRRLFTATTYPADYGFVPDTLAGDGDPLDALVLLEDPVYPGVWVEARPIGVLYMRDEAGEDAKLICVPPKEPRWANVHDIDDLTPQLRAEITHFFEVYKALEPDKYSSAQGMGGRDEAWEEIRTSQQNFAANPH
- a CDS encoding aminotransferase class I/II-fold pyridoxal phosphate-dependent enzyme, which produces MEFRRISNLPPYVFTIINNLKVEARRAGADVIDLGFGNPDIPSPEIAVQKLTEAAQNPRNHRYSLSRGLPKLREAIAGYYKDTWDVDLDPELEITNTIGSKEGFSHLMWVLLEQGDAAIVPTPSYPIHMYGPLFAGADLRQVPIKGLSHPEARENFTENFFDSLHTAYDVGWPKPRVLVISFPHNPTGACVDLDFMQRVVDFCREREMIVVHDFAYADVGFDGVQPPSILQAEGAKEVAVEQYSMTKSFSMAGWRSAFMLGNAEVVQALVKLKSYLDYGMFQPVQIASTVTINEAADFPKEVCATYESRCDTLIDGLGRIGWDVPKPGGTMFVWAPIPEAYAEMDSVEFCSMVVNECDVALSPGVGFGPGGEGYARFALIENEKRIQQAIRNLRKGLTKLG
- a CDS encoding ACT domain-containing protein gives rise to the protein MYTVVVRVWLPDRPGALGQVASRVGAVKGDVLAIEILESGGGRVIDELVVALPDADLVDLMMNEVHAIDGVSVEHVRPLDGGYVDGGLLALSLAAEVAEAAASERLDRFADAALRLTESEWTMVVRDGAIVASRGDTPNAEFVSSLLAGRSHLIDPSQATGDLFWADLPLAGAWIAAGRSDRPIHERERVRLDLFTRVADPLLVG
- the glpK gene encoding glycerol kinase GlpK; amino-acid sequence: MSDRDVCVIAIDAGTTGVRSRAVFPDGRPAVASYREFTQHYPQPGWVEHDATEIWEAARTTLDDVIAEVGLDHVAAIGITNQRETVVAWNRTTGEPYGTAIVWQDRRTAGRCDELEAAGHLELVRDRTGLVLDPYFSGTKFEWLLRERDIPTDDDLALGTIDSWLIWNLTGGDVHATDVTNASRTMLFDIGERRWCPDLCELLHVPIDALPEVRPSSGRFGVTSDRCGVPAGIPVSGVAGDQQAALFGQACFEPGMAKNTYGTGSFVLLNVGADYPEPTEGMLTTIAWELADGTVAYALEGAIFVTGAAIQWLRDGLGIIDEAAEIGPMAASVPDSDGVFVVPAFTGLGSPWWDPYARGTIVGITRGTTRAHIARAVVESMTYQTRDVVDAMVAASGTPITDLRVDGGASVMDDMLQMQADQLGVTVRRPVDQETTAIGAAFLAGLAEGVWPDLDAIQAAWQLDATFEPEPDRTVSDTAHAQWLRAVDRSRAWAD